In the genome of Microcoleus vaginatus PCC 9802, the window TAAAAAGCGGTCTTCGCCTGTCATTAAAAAAGCTGAAGCAAACCCATAAACCAAGCGGGAAACGGTGTCAGTTTCTTGCAAGTAGTCATCTTGCTTTTTGCTCCCGGACAGATTCAGCATCGTCCGATATTCCTTATAGTCAATTGGCTGGTTGGGGTAGCCAAATTGCCATTTCAGGTAGCAGTCAGCGATCGATCGGACTTGCTTAATCCACCAGTCCGGTTCTTCGTGGCGATAGTTTTCGGGTGCTTCGCCGGCAAAAACTAAAGATTTGGCTTCAAATTTGTGTCCTTCGCCTTGAGGGTAGAAGACGCCGTAAGCGAAGACGTGCTGGCCTGGGTGCAGCAGTTCTGCAAACCGTTCGGTGGCGCTTAGGTAAGGTTCTTCTAAGTTTTGGGTAATGCGGCCGTAAGTAGTTGGTGTCAGGTACGCAGTATATTCGCGACCGTCTGATGTCTTGATGCCGAAGCTTTTGTCGCTGCGGTTGAAGTTGGTAACATATCCTCCGATCATGTCGGAGAATGAAAAATTCATCCGTTCCATTCTCTTTCCTCTGCTAATTGATTAGAATTTTTCGGTCTACTCGTCTGTGTTTTTTACTTGTTCTCGATTTCTTTGACAAAAACTTCCATGAATTGGTTGACTACTCCTGGATGCTTCCCGGTAATCAAGTTGCCATCTACTACTAAGTCAACGGTGACTTCATTTTCTTCGTCGTAGACAACTTCTGCGCCGGCATTTTCTACATCACAGATGATGTTGTGAGCGCAGGTCACTTTCCGCCCTTTCAGTAAGTCTGAGTCGGCGCAGAACAGCCACAAACTGTGACAGATTGTGCCGAGCTTTAGGCTTTCTGAGTGCATGGATTTTCTGAGAAATTCTACCGCCGGCGCTTGGTTTTTTTGACCTTTCTTGACTTTCGCCTGATATCTCAGGCGATCGGTAGCATAAGCCCCAATTGCAATGATGCCTTTGTAGGCAGACGGATTGATCTCATTGACTTCTGTGGTGACAGTCACATGATATTCAACTTTATCATTCTCTGGGTTTGATCCAAAAGTTAATTGTTGATTTCCCCACAAGTGAGAAATGTACTCGACTTCGTAACCGTGTTTCGGAAAAAACTCATTGAATTCCCGATATTCAGTAGGATCAAAATGTTCTTCAATCAGAACACCAATTTTGCCTTTACTTTCAGTTGCCATACCCTACAAAATCCTTGCGATTGTAAACTGTTTTAGGTTGATGATTGCCTTCTGAGATAGATGCCCCTGACGGAATTCCTACCTCTCGCCACCAGACAATAGGAGGTATTTAGGCCTTGATTAGCTTTAAAAGTGAATCAGGGGCAAAAACATCTCGGTAGAAAGTCAATTGTTCGGTTTTGAGGTAGCAGGCTCCTCGGTGGCCGCGCCGCACCCAAGTGACATTGCCTTTGGCGAGGGTTTCGTTAGTTTCGTCGTCCACACACTTCCATTCAAAGTAAGTGTGTTCGCCAAAAAACATCACAATCGGCCAGCACATTGTCACCCCTGGCTGTGCAATTAAAGCCCACCAGTGTTTCTCGCGTTCTTTTTGTTTGTCTAAACCGCGATAGGGGCCGTCTTGGCATAAGTAAACCAAATCTTCGCGATATTCACCTGTTAAGATGTCACCCCGGCATTGTCTTAATGCCTCGCAGTGAGTCGGCCACCATTCCTGATTTTCTTTTTCGATTTGTTCGAGAGTATAATCCGACCCCATTTCGGGCAACTTTTCTTCCTTCATTGCCACAATTTTCTCGGCTAACTCAATCATTGTTTGCTTAAGTTCGTCCGAAACCAATCCAGGTTTTGAATAGTCGGCTGTCAAGCCTTTATAGTAGTTGATTCGAGTCATTAGTAACTCCTTAGTGGTGAATAAAGAACTCATACTTTCAGTAGAACTGAAAACCCAGTTTCCTAAAATTGAATTAGGATGTGCCGGGGATTTTCCGTCGCACTGCTAGCAAGGTAATGTCATCAAACTGCGCTGCACAGTCTATATGGGTAAACACATCGGTTTTCATACGTTCTAGTAATTCGGATGCTGAGGAATAAGGCTGATTTAGGAGTGAAAGCACTCGCTTTTCTGTGAAAAATTCCTTGTTGGGGCT includes:
- a CDS encoding thiamine biosynthesis protein ThiJ — translated: MATESKGKIGVLIEEHFDPTEYREFNEFFPKHGYEVEYISHLWGNQQLTFGSNPENDKVEYHVTVTTEVNEINPSAYKGIIAIGAYATDRLRYQAKVKKGQKNQAPAVEFLRKSMHSESLKLGTICHSLWLFCADSDLLKGRKVTCAHNIICDVENAGAEVVYDEENEVTVDLVVDGNLITGKHPGVVNQFMEVFVKEIENK